A window from Argopecten irradians isolate NY chromosome 3, Ai_NY, whole genome shotgun sequence encodes these proteins:
- the LOC138319838 gene encoding uncharacterized protein — protein MRLLEVTRDCFYTQHVKRPTRIRENQIPSLLHLILTNEEGMITNIKFNPGLGKSDHLMLEFDILCYAEILEQNIDKRNFLKGNYVSINKELAEHASEDTTNMDANEHWTHLMNILSTSIEKHVPLYKRRSNDIRKPYINKDAISAVKKKHQEWTKYLHCKTDNNYQSYKIARNKATRLLRLSQRSYEKSIAENIKDSPKLFWNYVRSKTKTKSTITRVNNPNGDLTETDKETAEVMNDSFVSVFVEDGNTNLPPLPRRNITSPLIDFEITEEIVLKALSKQKPNKSPGPDGIHPKLLLETKDIIVKPLTSLFKKSIEESVVPK, from the coding sequence ATGAGGTTGTTGGAGGTAACAAGGGACTGCTTTTACACCCAACATGTCAAAAGACCGACAAGAATTAGGGAGAACCAGATTCCATCTTTACTCCACCTCATCCTAACAAATGAAGAAGGAATGATTACAAACATCAAGTTTAATCCAGGTCTAGGCAAAAGTGATCACCTAATGTTagaatttgacattttatgCTATGCTGAAATCCTGGAACAAAACATCGATAAACGCAACTTTCTTAAAGGTAATTACGTATCTATTAACAAAGAGTTGGCTGAACACGCATCAGAAGATACTACAAATATGGATGCGAATGAACATTGGACACACcttatgaatattttatctaCCAGTATTGAAAAACATGTACCATTATACAAGAGGCGATCCAATGATATCCGCAAACCATATATCAATAAAGATGCAATATCTGCTGTAAAGAAGAAACACCAAGAATGGACAAAGTATCTCCACTGCAAAACAGACAACAACTATCAATCATACAAAATTGCCAGGAACAAAGCCACAAGACTGTTGCGATTATCACAAAGATCTTACGAAAAATCCATAGCTGAAAACATAAAGGATAGCCCAAAACTCTTCTGGAACTATGTCAGatcaaaaacaaagacaaaatctACCATCACCAGAGTCAATAATCCAAATGGAGACCTAACAGAAACAGATAAAGAAACAGCCGAAGTTATGAACGATTCTTTTGTCAGTGTATTTGTGGAAGACGGGAATACCAATTTACCCCCGTTACCCAGGAGGAATATAACGAGTCCACTGATAGATTTTGAAATCACGGAGGAAATAGTACTAAAGGCACTATCCAAGcaaaaaccaaataaatcaCCTGGTCCGGACGGAATTCATCCGAAACTTCTACTAGAAACAAAGGACATCATAGTAAAGCCTTTAACCTCACTTTTCAAAAAATCAATTGAAGAAAGTGTAGTGCCAAAATAA
- the LOC138319432 gene encoding paired box protein Pax-6-like, translated as MTMGAPSDRKCSQRNRIKYTSAQLERLEREFGISHYPDTATMEDLAMTLNVSLDRVSIWFQNRRSKFKRQSKDSQVTWMRKQIFHQDATSASGSIVPPKFVPQRHVLSAPTYPPSRRRDMAWSRPSSNLHYLPSVPSIFDQLPDLPHTQTASSNGSQFPFPPETVFYTSYYPTPALSPPESPTVPSPMTSPLSPRTLMMTQLLSEGHQMIPSTTSHQTSANQAPSSCVFANNYSPGPFYPACSTPFSSRPQMSEV; from the exons ATGACCATGGGAGCTCCATCCGACAGGAAGTGTTCACAGCGGAATCGCATTAAGTACACGTCAGCACAG CTGGAGCGCCTTGAGAGGGAGTTCGGGATCTCTCACTACCCAGACACCGCTACCATGGAGGACCTGGCCATGACGCTGAATGTCAGTCTCGATCGTGTGTCG atatgGTTCCAGAATAGACGTTCCAAATTCAAGCGCCAGTCCAAAGATAGCCAAGTGACATGGATGAGAAAGCAGATCTTTCACCAGGATGCAACTTCCGCTTCCGGTAGCATCGTCCCGCCGAAGTTTGTCCCACAGCGCCACGTGTTGTCAGCGCCTACATACCCACCCAGTAGGAGACGAGATATGGCGTGGTCCAGACCCTCCTCCAA CCTACATTATCTGCCGTCAGTGCCCTCCATCTTTGACCAGCTACCAGACCTTCCACATACACAGACAGCATCGTCAAATGGAAGTCAGTTTCCGTTTCCACCGGAAACAGTGTTCTACACATCTTACTACCCAACACCTGCTCTATCACCGCCCGAGTCACCGACTGTACCTTCCCCAATGACGTCACCACTGTCACCACGTACACTGATGATGACACAACTGCTGAGTGAAGGTCATCAGATGATCCCATCCACCACCTCCCATCAGACCAGTGCTAACCAAGCGCCCTCTAGCTGTGTGTTCGCCAATAATTACAGTCCGGGACCCTTCTACCCAGCATGCTCTACGCCATTCTCGTCACGGCCCCAGATGTCGGAGGTGTAA